A single Balaenoptera ricei isolate mBalRic1 chromosome 13, mBalRic1.hap2, whole genome shotgun sequence DNA region contains:
- the DOK1 gene encoding docking protein 1 isoform X2: MLENSLYSPAWEGSQFWVTVQRTEAAERCGLHGSYMLRVEGERLTLLGVGAQSQIQEPLLSWPYTLLRRYGRDKVMFSFEAGRRCPSGPGTFTFQTAQGNDIFQAVETAIHRQKAQGKASQAQDVLRADSHEGEVAEGKLAPPRGPQELAGSPPALYAEPLDSLRILPGPSQDSVYSDPLDSTPAQAGEGLQLKKPLYWDLCEHVQQQLIKAKLTDPKEDPIYDEPEGLAPAALRGLYDLPQEPRDAWWCQARVKEEGYELPYNPATDDYAVPPPRSTKPFPAPKPQGLAFSEPGAAAGSGSKGHSSDTALYSQVQKSGTSGSWDCGLSGSGTDRTGAKSEGST, translated from the exons ATGCTGGAGAATTCACTGTATAGCCCCGCCTGGGAAG GATCCCAGTTCTGGGTAACCGTGCAAAGGACTGAAGCCGCTGAGCGTTGTGGCCTGCATGGCTCCTATATGCTGAGAGTGGAGGGTGAGAGGCTGACTCTCCTGGGCGTGGGGGCCCAGAGTCAGATACAGGAGCCACTCCTTTCCTGGCCTTACACTCTGTTGCGTCGCTATGGCCGAGACAAG gtCATGTTCTCTTTTGAGGCTGGCCGCCGCTGCCCCTCTGGCCCTGGAACCTTCACCTTCCAGACGGCACAGGGAAATGACATCTTTCAGGCAGTTGAGACTGCTATCCACCGACAGAAGGCCCAGGGAAAGGCCAGCCAGGCGCAGgatgttctcagagctgattcCCATGAAGGAGAAGTGGCAGAAGGGAAGTTGGCTCCCCCCCGGGGCCCCCAGGAGCTCGCAGGCAGCCCTCCAGCCCTGTATGCTGAACCCTTAGACTCCCTGCGCATTCTTCCAGGCCCTTCCCAAGATTCCGTATACTCAGACCCCCTGGACAGCACCCCTGCTCAGGCAGGGGAGGGGTTACAGTTAAAGAAACCTCTCTATTGGGACTTGTGTGAGCATGTGCAGCAGCAGCTGATAAAGGCCAAGTTGACAGACCCCAAAGAAGACCCCATCTATGATGAACCTGAGGGCCTGGCCCCAGCTGCTCTCCGGGGCCTTTATGATCTGCCCCAGGAGCCCAGGGATGCCTGGTGGTGCCAGGCTCGGGTGAAGGAGGAGGGCTATGAGCTCCCCTACAACCCTGCTACTGATGACTACGCCGTGCCACCCCCACGGAGCACAAAGCCCTTCCCAGCTCCCAAGCCCCAGGGCCTGGCCTTCTCTGAACCCGGTGCTGCAGCTGGCAGTGGCAGCAAAGGCCATAGCTCAGACACTGCCCTGTACAGCCAGGTCCAGAAGAGTGGGACCTCAGGTAGCTGGGACTGTGGGCTCTCTGGATCAGGGACTGACAGGACTGGGGCCAAGTCAGAGGGCTCCACATGA
- the DOK1 gene encoding docking protein 1 isoform X1: protein MDGAVMEGPLFLQSQRFGTKRWRKTWAVLYPASPHGVARLEFFDHKGSSSGGGRGSSRRLDCKVIRLAECVSVAPVAVESPPEPGVAAFRLDTPQRSHLLAADAPSSAAWVQTLCRNAFPKGSWALAPAENPPKLSALEMLENSLYSPAWEGSQFWVTVQRTEAAERCGLHGSYMLRVEGERLTLLGVGAQSQIQEPLLSWPYTLLRRYGRDKVMFSFEAGRRCPSGPGTFTFQTAQGNDIFQAVETAIHRQKAQGKASQAQDVLRADSHEGEVAEGKLAPPRGPQELAGSPPALYAEPLDSLRILPGPSQDSVYSDPLDSTPAQAGEGLQLKKPLYWDLCEHVQQQLIKAKLTDPKEDPIYDEPEGLAPAALRGLYDLPQEPRDAWWCQARVKEEGYELPYNPATDDYAVPPPRSTKPFPAPKPQGLAFSEPGAAAGSGSKGHSSDTALYSQVQKSGTSGSWDCGLSGSGTDRTGAKSEGST from the exons ATGGACGGGGCCGTGATGGAAGGGCCGCTGTTTTTGCAGAGCCAGCGTTTCGGTACCAAG AGGTGGAGGAAGACCTGGGCGGTGCTCTACCCGGCCAGCCCCCACGGTGTCGCGCGGCTCGAGTTCTTTGACCACAAGGGGTCGAGCTCTGGAGGGGGCCGAGGGAGCTCGCGCCGCCTGGACTGCAAGGTGATACGTCTGGCTGAGTGTGTGAGCGTGGCCCCCGTGGCCGTGGAGAGCCCCCCTGAGCCTGGCGTCGCAGCTTTCCGCCTGGACACCCCACAGCGTTCCCACCTGCTGGCGGCCGACGCGCCGTCCAGCGCCGCCTGGGTGCAAACGCTGTGCCGAAACGCCTTTCCG AAAGGCAGCTGGGCCCTGGCACCTGCCGAGAACCCACCCAAGCTTTCTGCCCTGGAGATGCTGGAGAATTCACTGTATAGCCCCGCCTGGGAAG GATCCCAGTTCTGGGTAACCGTGCAAAGGACTGAAGCCGCTGAGCGTTGTGGCCTGCATGGCTCCTATATGCTGAGAGTGGAGGGTGAGAGGCTGACTCTCCTGGGCGTGGGGGCCCAGAGTCAGATACAGGAGCCACTCCTTTCCTGGCCTTACACTCTGTTGCGTCGCTATGGCCGAGACAAG gtCATGTTCTCTTTTGAGGCTGGCCGCCGCTGCCCCTCTGGCCCTGGAACCTTCACCTTCCAGACGGCACAGGGAAATGACATCTTTCAGGCAGTTGAGACTGCTATCCACCGACAGAAGGCCCAGGGAAAGGCCAGCCAGGCGCAGgatgttctcagagctgattcCCATGAAGGAGAAGTGGCAGAAGGGAAGTTGGCTCCCCCCCGGGGCCCCCAGGAGCTCGCAGGCAGCCCTCCAGCCCTGTATGCTGAACCCTTAGACTCCCTGCGCATTCTTCCAGGCCCTTCCCAAGATTCCGTATACTCAGACCCCCTGGACAGCACCCCTGCTCAGGCAGGGGAGGGGTTACAGTTAAAGAAACCTCTCTATTGGGACTTGTGTGAGCATGTGCAGCAGCAGCTGATAAAGGCCAAGTTGACAGACCCCAAAGAAGACCCCATCTATGATGAACCTGAGGGCCTGGCCCCAGCTGCTCTCCGGGGCCTTTATGATCTGCCCCAGGAGCCCAGGGATGCCTGGTGGTGCCAGGCTCGGGTGAAGGAGGAGGGCTATGAGCTCCCCTACAACCCTGCTACTGATGACTACGCCGTGCCACCCCCACGGAGCACAAAGCCCTTCCCAGCTCCCAAGCCCCAGGGCCTGGCCTTCTCTGAACCCGGTGCTGCAGCTGGCAGTGGCAGCAAAGGCCATAGCTCAGACACTGCCCTGTACAGCCAGGTCCAGAAGAGTGGGACCTCAGGTAGCTGGGACTGTGGGCTCTCTGGATCAGGGACTGACAGGACTGGGGCCAAGTCAGAGGGCTCCACATGA